In the genome of Anaerolineales bacterium, the window TGCGTCAAAAATTACTTGGTGTGGCAGTATTCTTCTCCGGCATGACCACGCTTGCGATCGAGATATCCGCTTCGCGTTTGTTGGGCAACGTCTTCGGCACCAGCAACATCGTCTGGGCGAACATCATCGGCCTCATATTGATCTATCTCACCGTGGGATATTTCCTCGGCGGCCGGCTTGCGGATCGTTCTCCCCATCTTCGTACCTTCTATCGCGTCATGGCCTGGGGCGCCTTCGCGGCCGGTCTTGTGCCCATCATCGCCAGACCCATCCTGCTTCAAGCTGCGAAGGCCGTCGAACACTTGTCCACGGCGGTGATGCTGGGTTCGTTTTTCGTGGTGTTGATTCTCTTCAGCATTCCCGTCACACTGCTGGGTTGTGTGTCTCCGTTTGCCATACGACTGGCCATCCGGTCGCCCGAACAGGCTGGAAGCATATCCGGCAGGATGTATGCGATCTCGACCATGGGATCGATTCTGGGCACTTTCCTCCCCGTGCTCTGGTTGATTCCAACCATCGGTACGGCGAGGACATTCCTGGTTTTCAGTTTAATTCTCATCTGTGTGGCCCTGGGAGGATTGTTCATCGAGGATCGCAGAAGCGGCCTGAAGTACCTGCTGCTGCCTGTTTTGATCCTCGTTTTGTCCTTCTTCACTTTGTCCGGTCCGATCAAGCGCAGCACGGGACAGGTGTTCGAAACGGAGTCGGCTTACAATTACATTCAGGTCGTGGAACGCGGCGGTGTTCGCTATTTGATGCTGAACGAAGGTCAGGGCATCCACTCGGTTTACGCCCCTGGAATGGACGTCACCTATGGCACCTGGGATTACTTCCTGTCGGCGCCGTTTTTCAATGCCGCGCCGGTCGCACTATCCGACGTGAAACGGGTGGGGATTGTTGGACTGGCCGGGGGGACGATTGCCAAGCAGTACACGAATGTCTTCGGTGCGATACCGATCGATGGATGGGAGATCGATGCAGAGATCATTAAAGTCGGTCGGGAATGGTTCGACATGAACGAGCCGAATCTGAATGCAATCGTCGCAGACGGACGTTGGGGTCTTGCGCATAGCCAATATCTGTACAGCGTCATCACCATCGATGCATACAGGCTGCCGTATATTCCCTGGCATCTCACCACGCAGGAATTCTTTCTTGAAGTATATGCGCATCTCTACGAGGATGGCGTCGTGGCAATCAACGTGGGCCGTACGCCGGACGACCGCCGCATCATCGAGGCCCTGGCGGGCACCATCCAATCTGTTTTTCCGTCGGTGTACGTGGTCGATGTGCCAAATACCTTCAACACGCTCATCTATGCGACCAAGCAGCCGACCGGCGCCGACAACCTGATCATGAACATCTTTGCCTTGGAAAATCAGGAGGCTCCGGCAGTGCTGCTGGATGTTTTACGGCGGACGGTTGCCCAACTGCAGCCGACACCCGAATCCGACGTTGTCTATACCGACGATCGTGCGCCGATTGAATTTCTGACCAATTCCATGGCCCTGCGTTTCATTCTGGGTGGTGACGTCGATATCCTGCGTTAGAAGGAGGCGAGTATCTTGCCATCGAGGGCACGTTTCTGGAAACAAACGGTTGAAACCTTGTTCGTGATTTTACTGCCGATCAGTCTCATTCTGTCGAGTGTTTATATCGTTCTCTACAGCGCCGGGATCTGGGTCCCCATCGAGTACCGCATGCCTGGTTTTCCAGAGGATAGCTATGGCTTCGACTTGCAGGACCGGCTGTACTGGTCGTCCGTGGACATCCAATTCCTACTCAGCAACGAGGATATTTCCTATTTCGATTCCCATTTCCTTGCCGATGGATCGCCGATGCACAACGAACGCGAGCTGAAACACATGCAAGACGTCCAGGTCTTGTTGAACGTCATGAAACGCGTCCTTTTGGCCGGTTGGATTCTGGCTGTTCTGATACTCGTGGTCTTGTGGCGAATGGGTCAGGGCCAGGAAATTCCGCATGTCATTTTCCGCGGGGTCCGCGCCACGTTGATTTTCATCGGCGTGTTGATCCTGGGGATCGTAGTTTCCTTCGGCGTTCTCTTCGTCGGCTTTCATCGTATCTTTTTCGAAGGAGATACCTGGCTTTTCGCCTACTCGGATACGTTCATCCGTCTCTATCCGGAGCGTTTTTGGCGAGACTGCTTCATCCTTTTGGGACTGGTGACCGTCCTGGAGGCGTCGATCGTCTATGGGATCGGCAGATTGCTTGCGAAGAAAATTCCTGGGGAAGCGGGGTAACCGGTTTCGTCGTTCGTCGAGAAGTCTGCGAAGCGGATGAACAAATAACAAAGATCGACGTTGGCGTCGATCCTTGTTTTTATTTCTTGGGTGGCAGATATTGGGCAGCGCTGTGGAAATCTTTTAGGCCCCGAATTTCTCCAGCCGATTCGCGTGCGCCATCATCAACGGCATGAGCGCCGTGGCAGGGATCGTCCCAAAACCACCGCGCCCGCATGCTCGTTCACCGAAAGTCGTTTCCGCATCCGCCCTTACGGTTTCCGGCGCCCAGAGCAAGGCGGGAACCGGATGCCAGGAGTGTGAACGCATTTTTGCGGGTGTGGAATGGTCGCCGGTCACGAGGACGACGTCCGGATTCAAGTCCATCAACTGCGGCAGCGCCGCGTCCACGCTCTCGATGATTTTAACCTTGCCTTCGAAGTTCCCGTCTTCGCCTTTGCTGTCGGTCTTCTTGATGTGAATGAAGAAGAAATCGTAATCGTTCCATCGTTGCGAAGCGACCAGGAACTCCTGCTCGGGGGTTTCGCCCTCGAATTCGATGAGCTCCATTCCGACCAGTTTCGATACGCCGCGGTACATCGGGTATACAGCGATACAACCGGCGCGTAGCCCGAAGATTTCGGGAAATTGCGGCAGGCCGGGGTCGGTCGAAAACCCGCGCAGGGTCAATGCGTTGGCTTTGGGCTGGGATTGCAGTTTCTCGCGCGCTGCCGCAATCCATTGGTTGAAGTACCGGGCACATGCCTCGGATTCGCCGTCGAGCGCGCGGGCGGGGAGGGGGGCGACGCCGGTTTGCTGTGGGTCGGTATCCTCGATGTTGGCCGAGAGCCCTTTACCGGACATCACGGCCGCAAAGCGGTATTCGCGCACAGGGCGAACGTCCACATCCACGCCTTCGATCTCGATCTCCTGCAGCTCGTTCACGATGGGAATCGCTTCGTCCGAGGGAATTCTTCCTGCCCTGCGGTCGATGATTTTCCCCTCGGCGTCGACGGTGCAGAAATTCCCTCGAACGGCTACGTGCCCTTTCGACACCGTCATGCCGATACCCGTCGCTTCCAGCACGCCGCGGCCGACCTCGAACTCGACGGGGTCGTATCCGAAGAGCCCCAGATGCGCGGGACCCGATCCGGGGGTAATGCCCCGGCGAACGGGAACGGTCTGTCCCAGCGTTCCTTCCGCCGCCAGACGGTCGAGGTTGGGTGTGTTCGCGGCTTCCAGTTCCGTCGGACCGCCCGGCTCGATGGGCAGACCGCCGAGTCCGTCCATGACGAGCAGGATGATTTTCGTGTCGTTCTTCTTATG includes:
- a CDS encoding fused MFS/spermidine synthase, which encodes MRQKLLGVAVFFSGMTTLAIEISASRLLGNVFGTSNIVWANIIGLILIYLTVGYFLGGRLADRSPHLRTFYRVMAWGAFAAGLVPIIARPILLQAAKAVEHLSTAVMLGSFFVVLILFSIPVTLLGCVSPFAIRLAIRSPEQAGSISGRMYAISTMGSILGTFLPVLWLIPTIGTARTFLVFSLILICVALGGLFIEDRRSGLKYLLLPVLILVLSFFTLSGPIKRSTGQVFETESAYNYIQVVERGGVRYLMLNEGQGIHSVYAPGMDVTYGTWDYFLSAPFFNAAPVALSDVKRVGIVGLAGGTIAKQYTNVFGAIPIDGWEIDAEIIKVGREWFDMNEPNLNAIVADGRWGLAHSQYLYSVITIDAYRLPYIPWHLTTQEFFLEVYAHLYEDGVVAINVGRTPDDRRIIEALAGTIQSVFPSVYVVDVPNTFNTLIYATKQPTGADNLIMNIFALENQEAPAVLLDVLRRTVAQLQPTPESDVVYTDDRAPIEFLTNSMALRFILGGDVDILR
- a CDS encoding TIGR01906 family membrane protein — its product is MPSRARFWKQTVETLFVILLPISLILSSVYIVLYSAGIWVPIEYRMPGFPEDSYGFDLQDRLYWSSVDIQFLLSNEDISYFDSHFLADGSPMHNERELKHMQDVQVLLNVMKRVLLAGWILAVLILVVLWRMGQGQEIPHVIFRGVRATLIFIGVLILGIVVSFGVLFVGFHRIFFEGDTWLFAYSDTFIRLYPERFWRDCFILLGLVTVLEASIVYGIGRLLAKKIPGEAG
- a CDS encoding 2,3-bisphosphoglycerate-independent phosphoglycerate mutase translates to MHNIELMRSLHKKNDTKIILLVMDGLGGLPIEPGGPTELEAANTPNLDRLAAEGTLGQTVPVRRGITPGSGPAHLGLFGYDPVEFEVGRGVLEATGIGMTVSKGHVAVRGNFCTVDAEGKIIDRRAGRIPSDEAIPIVNELQEIEIEGVDVDVRPVREYRFAAVMSGKGLSANIEDTDPQQTGVAPLPARALDGESEACARYFNQWIAAAREKLQSQPKANALTLRGFSTDPGLPQFPEIFGLRAGCIAVYPMYRGVSKLVGMELIEFEGETPEQEFLVASQRWNDYDFFFIHIKKTDSKGEDGNFEGKVKIIESVDAALPQLMDLNPDVVLVTGDHSTPAKMRSHSWHPVPALLWAPETVRADAETTFGERACGRGGFGTIPATALMPLMMAHANRLEKFGA